A DNA window from Haloactinospora alba contains the following coding sequences:
- the dop gene encoding depupylase/deamidase Dop translates to MSVRRIMGIESEYGISVPGNPGANAMVTSTQVVNAYLAASAARARKARWDFEEENPLRDARGFDLAREAADPTQLTDEDLGLANVILTNGARLYVDHAHPEYSAPEVTNPRDAVLWDKAGERVMADASQRAAAIPGVDPIQLYKNNTDNKGASYGCHENYLMRRSTPFSEIVRHLIPFFVSRQVICGAGRVGLGADGRDSGFQISQRADFVEVEVGLETTLKRPIVNTRDEPHADPEKYRRLHVIVGDANMSEISTYLKLGTTSLVLSMIEDGFLNIDLTLETPVSDMRAFSHDIGLKHAARLRDGRRMTALQMQREYLEQARKYVEDRLGADVDPETSEVLDRWESTLDRLDDDPMRLAEELDWVAKLKLVEGYRSRDNIDWGHHRLQLVDLQYSDVRPERGLYYRLVERGRMQRLLRDAEVEDAVTQPPEDTRAYFRGRCLAKYADNIAAASWDSVIFDLPGHDSLQRVPTLEPLRGTKEHVGGLLDRCETAYDLVAVLTGGR, encoded by the coding sequence ATGAGTGTGCGGCGGATTATGGGCATCGAGAGCGAGTACGGGATCTCCGTTCCCGGAAACCCCGGTGCCAACGCGATGGTGACCTCAACACAGGTGGTCAACGCCTACCTGGCGGCCTCGGCCGCGCGGGCGCGCAAGGCCCGCTGGGACTTCGAGGAGGAGAACCCGCTGCGGGACGCGCGTGGCTTCGACCTCGCGCGCGAGGCGGCCGATCCCACCCAGCTCACCGACGAGGATCTCGGGCTGGCCAACGTCATCCTCACCAACGGGGCCCGGCTCTACGTCGATCACGCCCACCCCGAGTACTCCGCGCCCGAGGTCACCAACCCCCGTGACGCGGTGCTGTGGGACAAGGCGGGAGAGCGGGTGATGGCGGACGCGTCGCAGCGCGCTGCCGCGATCCCCGGTGTCGATCCGATCCAGCTCTACAAGAACAACACGGACAACAAAGGCGCGTCGTACGGGTGCCACGAGAACTACCTGATGCGCCGTTCCACGCCGTTCTCCGAGATCGTTCGGCACCTGATCCCGTTCTTCGTGTCCCGCCAGGTGATCTGTGGAGCAGGGCGGGTCGGTCTGGGCGCCGATGGCAGGGACAGCGGGTTCCAGATAAGCCAGCGCGCTGATTTCGTCGAGGTCGAGGTGGGGTTGGAGACAACCCTGAAGCGCCCCATCGTCAACACCCGCGACGAGCCCCACGCGGACCCGGAGAAGTACCGGCGTCTGCACGTCATCGTCGGTGACGCCAACATGAGCGAGATCTCCACCTATCTCAAGCTCGGAACCACCTCGCTCGTGCTCTCCATGATCGAGGACGGGTTCCTCAACATCGACCTGACGCTGGAGACCCCTGTCTCGGACATGCGGGCCTTCTCGCACGACATCGGGCTCAAGCACGCTGCGCGGCTCAGAGACGGGCGCAGGATGACGGCCCTCCAGATGCAACGGGAGTACCTCGAGCAGGCCCGCAAGTACGTTGAGGACCGTCTGGGAGCCGATGTGGACCCCGAGACCTCCGAGGTGCTGGACCGGTGGGAGTCCACTCTGGACCGGCTGGACGACGATCCGATGAGGCTGGCGGAGGAGCTCGACTGGGTGGCCAAGCTCAAACTCGTGGAAGGCTACCGCTCCCGGGACAACATCGACTGGGGCCACCATCGGCTTCAGCTCGTTGACCTGCAGTACTCGGATGTCCGCCCGGAGAGGGGCCTGTACTACCGGCTGGTCGAGCGCGGCCGTATGCAGCGGTTGTTGCGCGACGCCGAGGTGGAGGACGCGGTCACGCAACCTCCCGAGGACACACGTGCGTACTTCCGGGGGCGTTGCTTGGCCAAGTACGCGGACAACATCGCGGCGGCGTCGTGGGATTCGGTGATCTTCGACCTCCCCGGCCACGACTCGCTGCAGCGGGTTCCCACGCTGGAGCCGCTGCGTGGCACGAAGGAGCACGTCGGGGGGCTGCTGGACCGTTGTGAGACGGCCTATGACCTGGTGGCAGTGCTAACCGGTGGTCGCTGA
- a CDS encoding site-2 protease family protein, whose amino-acid sequence MTEHGRPHPARPKRRGPSDPGDGPADRPSGLLMGRPFGVPVYVSPSWLVIAALITLLYRPLVEGELALGPWSYLVAFVFAVLLYGSVLVHELAHSVVARLYGLPVHWISLYMLGGVSQIGESRTPSREFWIAFSGPLLSLGLAGLGYVAYGYTTPATVAHVLLWQLWVANAIVGVFNLLPGLPLDGGRLVRAVVWGVTRRPMAGTVVASWAGRLLAVLVVALPFLNAALVGTPPELFAVLWAVLLGAFIWLNAGSALRTARIRERIPALRARRFARTVVSVVADTPAAEARRRMAEADAGAILVADPAGAPTSIVSEAAVQAVPESRLPWVTVSSLARSITSDNVISADLEGESLLEVLRQHPAPEYLLAETDGSVCGVLYLSDVNAAFP is encoded by the coding sequence GTGACGGAACACGGTAGACCCCACCCTGCACGTCCCAAGCGGCGCGGTCCCTCGGATCCCGGCGACGGGCCGGCCGACCGGCCCTCCGGACTCCTGATGGGGCGCCCCTTCGGCGTCCCGGTGTACGTCTCCCCGTCCTGGTTGGTCATCGCCGCGTTGATCACCCTGCTGTACCGGCCCCTCGTCGAGGGAGAGCTGGCGCTCGGTCCGTGGTCGTACCTGGTGGCGTTCGTCTTCGCTGTCCTGCTCTACGGCTCGGTGCTGGTCCACGAACTGGCCCATTCCGTCGTGGCCCGACTCTACGGCCTTCCCGTGCACTGGATCTCCCTGTACATGCTCGGCGGGGTATCCCAGATCGGTGAGTCGCGGACGCCGAGCCGGGAGTTCTGGATCGCGTTCTCCGGTCCTCTGCTCTCGCTGGGGCTGGCCGGCCTGGGGTACGTGGCGTACGGCTATACCACGCCTGCCACGGTCGCCCATGTCCTGCTCTGGCAGCTTTGGGTGGCGAACGCGATAGTCGGTGTGTTCAACCTGCTGCCGGGGCTGCCGCTGGATGGTGGCAGACTCGTCCGAGCCGTCGTGTGGGGGGTGACACGGCGGCCTATGGCCGGAACCGTGGTTGCTTCCTGGGCGGGGCGTCTGCTCGCGGTTCTCGTCGTGGCGCTGCCCTTTCTCAACGCCGCGCTCGTCGGCACCCCCCCGGAGTTGTTCGCGGTGCTTTGGGCTGTTCTGCTCGGAGCGTTCATCTGGTTGAACGCCGGATCGGCGCTACGGACAGCAAGGATCAGGGAACGCATCCCCGCCCTGCGGGCCCGCCGTTTCGCCCGCACGGTGGTCAGCGTTGTCGCGGACACTCCGGCGGCCGAAGCCCGGCGCCGGATGGCCGAGGCCGACGCCGGCGCCATTCTGGTTGCCGACCCCGCTGGTGCGCCCACCTCGATCGTCAGTGAGGCGGCGGTCCAGGCGGTGCCCGAATCCCGGCTCCCCTGGGTGACGGTTTCGAGTCTCGCGCGCTCCATCACCTCCGACAACGTGATATCCGCTGATTTGGAGGGGGAGTCATTACTGGAAGTGTTGCGGCAGCATCCGGCGCCGGAATATCTTCTCGCCGAAACCGACGGAAGCGTGTGTGGCGTGTTGTACTTATCTGACGTCAACGCGGCGTTTCCCTGA
- the arc gene encoding proteasome ATPase: MADVAERDDERQAERDREVEELTAQVSYLEKELSVVRRKLADSPRHVRLLEERLREAQANLAAANSQNERLVSTLKEAREQIVALKEEVDRLSQPPSGFGVFLGNREDDTVEIFTNGRKMRVNVSPSVDTDELRPGQEVMLNETFNVVEAQSFETVGELVMLKEFLEGGDRALVISNHDDEKIVRIAEPLRDQQVRPGDSLLLEPKSGYVYERIPKSEVEELILEEVPDIAYTDVGGLGGQIEMIRDAVELPYLHKNLFYEHNLRPPKGVLLYGPPGCGKTLIAKAVANSLANQVSDKTGEEAGKSFFLNIKGPELLNKYVGETERHIRLVFQRAREKAGEGTPVIVFFDEMDSIFRTRGSGVSSDVENTIVPQLLSEIDGVEGLENVIVIGASNREDMIDPAILRPGRLDVKIKIERPDAEAARDIFGKYITPELPLHEDDLAEHGGSAQATVDAMIQRVVERIYTESEENRFLEVTYANGDKEVLYFKDFNSGAMIENIVDRAKKMAIKEYIDNKNKGIRVSHLMQACVDEFSENEDLPNTTNPDDWARISGKKGERIVYIRTLISGKKGADSGRSIDTVANTGQYL; this comes from the coding sequence GTGGCGGACGTGGCTGAACGCGATGACGAGCGTCAGGCAGAGCGCGACCGTGAAGTCGAAGAACTTACGGCTCAAGTCTCCTACTTGGAAAAGGAACTCAGCGTAGTCCGGCGCAAGCTCGCTGATTCCCCCCGTCATGTGCGGTTGCTCGAAGAACGGCTCCGGGAAGCGCAGGCCAATCTGGCGGCCGCAAACAGCCAGAACGAGCGTCTCGTGTCGACTTTGAAAGAGGCGCGTGAACAGATCGTCGCGCTGAAGGAGGAAGTCGACCGACTTTCCCAACCACCGTCAGGATTTGGCGTGTTCCTGGGCAACCGGGAGGATGACACGGTCGAAATCTTCACCAACGGGCGAAAGATGCGGGTCAATGTCAGCCCCTCGGTTGACACTGACGAGCTGCGTCCCGGCCAGGAGGTCATGCTCAACGAGACCTTCAACGTCGTGGAGGCGCAGTCGTTCGAGACCGTTGGTGAGCTCGTCATGCTCAAGGAGTTCCTTGAGGGCGGCGACCGGGCCCTGGTGATCTCCAACCACGACGACGAGAAGATCGTACGGATCGCCGAACCACTGCGCGACCAACAGGTCCGGCCCGGAGACTCCCTGCTGCTGGAGCCGAAGTCGGGCTATGTTTACGAACGGATACCCAAGTCCGAGGTCGAGGAACTCATCCTGGAGGAGGTTCCCGACATCGCCTACACCGATGTGGGGGGCCTCGGCGGCCAGATCGAGATGATCCGTGATGCCGTGGAGCTTCCCTACCTCCACAAGAACCTCTTCTACGAACACAACCTGCGTCCTCCCAAAGGCGTCCTGCTCTACGGCCCGCCCGGCTGCGGGAAGACCCTCATCGCCAAGGCGGTCGCCAACTCACTGGCGAACCAGGTGTCGGACAAGACCGGCGAGGAAGCCGGAAAGAGCTTCTTCCTGAACATCAAGGGTCCGGAGCTGCTGAACAAGTACGTCGGCGAGACCGAGCGTCACATCCGCCTGGTGTTCCAACGCGCCCGGGAGAAGGCCGGTGAGGGGACACCGGTCATCGTGTTCTTCGACGAGATGGACTCGATCTTCCGGACCCGGGGCTCAGGAGTCTCCAGCGATGTCGAGAACACCATCGTTCCCCAGCTTCTCAGCGAGATCGACGGTGTCGAGGGGTTGGAGAACGTCATCGTCATCGGTGCCTCCAACCGTGAGGACATGATCGACCCCGCCATCCTGCGGCCGGGCCGACTGGACGTGAAGATCAAGATCGAGCGTCCCGACGCCGAGGCGGCCCGGGACATCTTCGGTAAGTACATCACCCCCGAGCTCCCGCTCCACGAGGACGACCTCGCGGAGCACGGCGGTTCCGCCCAGGCCACGGTGGACGCGATGATCCAGCGTGTTGTCGAGCGCATCTACACGGAGTCGGAGGAGAACCGGTTCCTCGAGGTCACCTACGCCAACGGTGACAAGGAGGTGCTGTACTTCAAGGACTTCAACTCCGGCGCCATGATCGAGAACATCGTGGACCGGGCCAAGAAGATGGCGATCAAGGAGTACATCGACAACAAGAACAAGGGGATCCGGGTTTCCCACCTCATGCAGGCGTGCGTCGACGAGTTCAGTGAGAACGAGGACCTTCCGAACACCACGAACCCGGACGACTGGGCGCGAATCTCCGGGAAGAAGGGCGAACGGATCGTCTACATCCGCACACTGATCTCCGGGAAGAAGGGCGCCGACTCCGGACGCTCCATCGATACTGTGGCCAATACCGGCCAGTATCTCTGA
- a CDS encoding ubiquitin-like protein Pup: MATNDNGGQKHDNRREEETENEQVEASTGTQESTENLDEDVDDILDEIDEVLESNSEDFVRQFVQKGGE; this comes from the coding sequence ATGGCGACGAACGACAACGGCGGCCAGAAGCACGACAACCGCCGCGAAGAGGAAACCGAGAACGAGCAGGTCGAGGCCAGCACCGGTACGCAGGAGAGCACCGAGAATCTGGACGAGGACGTTGACGACATCCTCGACGAGATCGACGAGGTACTCGAAAGCAACAGTGAGGACTTCGTGCGCCAGTTCGTCCAAAAGGGTGGAGAGTAA
- a CDS encoding tRNA (adenine-N1)-methyltransferase: MTGIHGRRGPFDDGDSVQLTDPKGRKNTITLRSGSAFHTHRGRVDHDDLIGQPEGSVVSSTSGTAYVALRPLLSDFTLSMKRGATIVYPKDAAQIVAQADIFPGARVIEAGAGSGALSCWLLRAVGTEGVVSSYERRADFAEIARKNVERYFGHSPSSWKLTVGDIGETADDTDVDRVILDMLAPWECLDTVAEALVPGGLLCVYVATTTQISTVVEAMREHGSFYEPHAWESMVRDWHVEGLAVRPDHKMIGHTGFLVTARRLAEGVQPPQRRRRPAKGAYGPDWQQNRATEQRATGTGSESGEDEPYT, encoded by the coding sequence GTGACCGGTATCCACGGCCGACGCGGCCCGTTCGACGACGGCGACAGTGTGCAGCTGACCGACCCCAAGGGGCGGAAGAACACCATCACCCTGCGTTCCGGATCGGCTTTCCACACCCACCGGGGACGAGTCGATCACGACGATCTGATCGGCCAACCCGAGGGGAGCGTGGTCAGCTCCACCTCCGGAACCGCCTATGTCGCGTTGCGGCCGCTCCTCAGCGATTTCACGTTGTCGATGAAACGTGGCGCGACGATCGTGTATCCCAAGGACGCGGCCCAGATCGTCGCGCAAGCCGACATCTTTCCCGGTGCTCGCGTGATCGAGGCCGGCGCCGGTTCGGGGGCGCTGTCCTGCTGGTTGCTGCGCGCGGTCGGTACGGAAGGCGTTGTCTCCTCCTACGAGCGGCGCGCCGATTTCGCCGAGATCGCGCGAAAGAACGTGGAACGTTACTTCGGCCATTCCCCCTCCTCGTGGAAGCTCACCGTCGGCGACATCGGCGAGACGGCTGACGACACCGATGTCGACCGCGTCATCCTGGACATGCTCGCGCCGTGGGAGTGCCTCGACACGGTTGCGGAAGCCCTTGTTCCCGGCGGTCTACTGTGCGTTTACGTAGCGACGACGACGCAGATCTCGACCGTGGTGGAGGCGATGCGCGAGCACGGTTCCTTCTACGAGCCCCACGCCTGGGAGAGCATGGTGCGGGACTGGCATGTCGAGGGGCTCGCCGTGCGTCCGGACCACAAGATGATCGGGCACACCGGGTTCCTGGTGACCGCCAGGCGCCTCGCGGAGGGGGTCCAGCCTCCGCAACGCCGGCGGCGTCCCGCCAAGGGCGCCTACGGGCCGGATTGGCAGCAGAACCGCGCGACGGAGCAACGTGCGACGGGGACCGGGTCCGAGTCCGGCGAGGACGAGCCCTACACGTGA
- the ppgK gene encoding polyphosphate--glucose phosphotransferase — protein sequence MGGETPRVGLGIDIGGSGIKGAPVDLHTGSFLAERKKISTPRPTTPEAVAGVASEIADAFSDHLAAGAPVGAAFPGVIRQGVARSASNVARSWIGTDVEQLLSDSTGHRVRAMNDADAAAVAEHRYGAAHGASGLVLMTTLGTGIGTALLLDGALVPNTELGHLEIDGHDAETRAAASAKDREGLSYRQWTTERLQRYYSTVENLLWPELIVVGGGVSREAQEFLPFLRLRTPVRAAQLRNTAGIVGAAVRAVERCAN from the coding sequence ATGGGAGGCGAGACCCCGCGCGTCGGCCTGGGAATCGACATCGGGGGCAGTGGCATCAAGGGCGCGCCTGTCGACCTGCACACGGGAAGCTTCCTGGCGGAGCGCAAGAAGATCTCCACACCACGGCCGACCACTCCGGAGGCCGTGGCCGGTGTGGCCTCGGAGATCGCGGACGCTTTCTCCGATCATCTCGCGGCGGGCGCTCCGGTGGGTGCGGCGTTCCCGGGGGTCATCCGGCAGGGCGTGGCCCGGAGCGCTTCCAACGTGGCCCGCTCGTGGATCGGAACGGACGTGGAACAGCTACTGTCCGACTCCACAGGCCACCGTGTGAGGGCGATGAACGACGCCGACGCGGCCGCGGTCGCCGAACACCGCTACGGCGCCGCACACGGCGCCTCAGGGCTGGTACTGATGACGACCCTGGGAACGGGGATCGGGACCGCGTTATTGCTCGACGGCGCGCTGGTCCCCAACACCGAGCTGGGGCACCTGGAGATCGACGGCCACGACGCCGAGACGCGGGCCGCTGCCAGCGCCAAGGACCGTGAGGGGCTCTCCTACAGGCAATGGACGACGGAACGGCTGCAACGCTACTACTCCACGGTGGAGAACCTGTTGTGGCCGGAACTGATCGTGGTCGGTGGCGGGGTGAGCAGAGAGGCGCAGGAGTTCCTCCCGTTCCTGCGACTACGCACTCCCGTGCGAGCGGCCCAGCTGCGTAACACGGCAGGGATCGTCGGCGCGGCGGTCCGTGCCGTGGAACGTTGCGCGAACTGA
- the prcB gene encoding proteasome subunit beta, with translation MSEVFEGGGRLPAAFMNPGTSSFTDFLSAVNPELLPGQSELPQNEGNTHLTPEGTTIVALTFPGGVVLAGDRRATSGNVIANRDIDKLFRADEFSAMAIAGAAGIGTELAKLFQVELEHYEKMEGRSLSLEGKANKLATMIRSNLSMALQGFVVIPVLVGFDEELQRGRIYSYDPVGGRYEEHRFHGIGSGAVYARGSLKKLFTDDLSESDAVTVAVQALYDAADDDSATGGPDMHRKIYPLIDVITEEGHRRLPTDEVAQVAQSVVEARSERPDGPTAPVR, from the coding sequence GTGTCAGAAGTGTTCGAGGGCGGTGGACGGTTGCCCGCCGCGTTCATGAATCCAGGGACCTCGTCCTTCACCGACTTTCTCAGCGCGGTCAATCCCGAACTGCTGCCTGGCCAGTCGGAGCTGCCGCAGAACGAGGGCAATACGCATCTCACCCCGGAAGGCACGACGATCGTCGCTCTGACATTCCCCGGCGGGGTGGTACTGGCGGGGGACCGAAGAGCCACCTCCGGCAACGTCATCGCCAACCGGGACATCGACAAGCTGTTCCGCGCCGACGAGTTCTCCGCCATGGCTATCGCCGGTGCCGCCGGGATCGGTACGGAACTGGCCAAACTGTTCCAGGTGGAGCTGGAACACTACGAGAAGATGGAGGGGCGCTCACTCTCCCTCGAGGGTAAGGCCAACAAACTCGCCACGATGATCCGCAGCAACCTGAGCATGGCTCTGCAGGGCTTCGTGGTGATTCCGGTCCTGGTCGGTTTCGACGAGGAACTCCAGCGGGGCAGGATCTACAGCTACGATCCGGTGGGCGGACGCTACGAGGAGCACCGCTTCCACGGGATCGGGTCGGGGGCCGTGTACGCGCGCGGCTCCCTGAAGAAGCTTTTCACCGACGACCTGTCCGAGAGCGACGCGGTCACGGTTGCGGTACAGGCGTTGTACGACGCCGCCGATGACGACTCCGCTACGGGGGGCCCGGACATGCACCGCAAGATCTATCCCCTGATCGATGTGATCACCGAGGAGGGACACCGCCGGCTTCCGACGGACGAGGTCGCGCAGGTCGCCCAGTCCGTTGTCGAGGCCCGTTCCGAACGTCCGGACGGGCCCACCGCGCCGGTGCGCTAA
- a CDS encoding response regulator, with product MPIRVLLVDDQPLVRTGFGLILEPDPEITVVGEASDGREAVTDTRRLLPDVVLMDIRMPGRDGIDATREIVSWARTAEQQVRVLVLTTFDLDEYVVEALRAGASGFLLKDVPPNELTSAIRTVSEGAAIVAPTVTRQLLDRFADRLPSLRGPKGQLGQLTERERGVLELLARGLSNVEIAEHLVVSETTVKTHVGNILTKLGLRDRVHAVVHAYETGLVTPGGNGA from the coding sequence ATGCCCATCCGTGTGTTGCTTGTCGACGACCAACCGCTGGTACGCACCGGTTTCGGTCTCATCCTGGAACCCGACCCCGAGATCACCGTGGTCGGGGAGGCCAGTGACGGGCGCGAGGCCGTGACCGACACGCGGCGGTTGCTGCCCGACGTGGTGCTTATGGACATCCGGATGCCGGGCAGGGACGGCATCGACGCCACCCGGGAGATCGTGTCCTGGGCACGCACCGCCGAGCAACAGGTCCGGGTCCTCGTTCTCACCACCTTCGACCTGGACGAATACGTGGTGGAAGCGCTCCGGGCCGGAGCGAGCGGCTTCCTGCTGAAGGACGTTCCCCCCAACGAACTCACCAGCGCGATCCGCACCGTCTCCGAAGGGGCAGCGATCGTCGCTCCCACCGTCACCCGCCAGCTGCTGGACCGCTTCGCCGACAGGCTCCCCTCCCTGCGCGGCCCAAAGGGGCAACTGGGCCAGCTGACAGAGCGGGAACGCGGGGTACTGGAACTTCTCGCGCGCGGGCTCTCCAACGTGGAGATCGCTGAGCACCTCGTCGTCAGCGAGACGACGGTCAAAACCCACGTGGGCAACATCCTGACCAAACTCGGCCTGCGGGACCGGGTGCACGCTGTCGTACACGCCTATGAGACAGGTCTCGTCACACCCGGAGGGAACGGGGCGTAA
- a CDS encoding threonine/serine exporter family protein, with protein sequence MAQNPHRPNPQNEDNLLTRLRDWRASHEPELHGSSLDDEVAELPDPRVIDLILRVGELLLASGESTEAVSEAMLSLSVAYELPRSEVSVTFTAITLSAHPGGEHAPVTGERVVRRRTLDYFRVYELHKLVQEAALGLLELEDAIARLRAIKRARPPYPNWLIVMCFGLIASSASLMFGGGFIVAGVAFVATVLGDRASAYLAKRGLAEFYQMTAATIIASCIGVALLWASEALGLGLNAGAVITGNIMALLPGRALVASLQDGISGSYVSSVARLLEVFFTLGAIVSGVGAVAYAAVKIGVPMDLDNLPMAGTSIDAAVIAGAAGIAVTFAVSLAVPPRMLPAIGGMGIVIWVVYAGVRTLLDAPIIIGTAAGAITVGIAGHWLARSTHRPVLPYVIPGIAPLLPGSILYRGLLEVTLDQTVVGLVSLASAVAVGLALGAGVSLGGEFVRAFHRGGLAGAGRRARPAARRTRGGQ encoded by the coding sequence ATGGCCCAGAATCCGCACCGGCCGAACCCGCAGAACGAGGACAACCTGCTCACTCGGTTGCGGGATTGGCGCGCATCCCACGAACCCGAGTTACACGGCAGCTCGCTCGACGACGAGGTGGCGGAACTTCCCGATCCGCGGGTCATCGACCTCATCCTCCGCGTGGGAGAACTACTGCTGGCCAGTGGCGAGAGCACCGAAGCGGTCAGCGAAGCCATGCTGAGCCTGTCAGTGGCCTACGAACTGCCACGTTCCGAGGTGTCCGTCACGTTCACCGCCATCACGCTCTCCGCCCATCCGGGGGGTGAGCACGCTCCCGTGACCGGCGAACGGGTGGTGCGGCGACGCACACTCGATTACTTCCGCGTGTACGAGCTGCACAAGCTCGTACAGGAGGCAGCGCTCGGTCTGCTCGAGCTGGAGGACGCGATAGCGCGCCTGCGTGCCATCAAACGTGCCAGGCCGCCCTATCCCAACTGGCTCATCGTCATGTGCTTCGGCCTGATCGCGTCCAGCGCCAGTCTGATGTTCGGTGGTGGCTTCATCGTCGCGGGGGTCGCGTTCGTCGCAACCGTGCTGGGTGACCGCGCCTCCGCCTACCTCGCCAAGCGCGGGCTCGCTGAGTTCTACCAGATGACAGCAGCCACGATCATCGCTTCGTGCATCGGGGTGGCACTGCTGTGGGCCAGTGAGGCCCTGGGGCTGGGACTGAACGCCGGCGCTGTGATCACCGGTAACATCATGGCACTGCTACCGGGACGCGCCCTTGTCGCCAGTCTGCAGGACGGGATCAGCGGGTCCTACGTCTCCTCGGTCGCACGGTTACTGGAAGTGTTCTTCACGCTGGGCGCGATCGTCTCCGGCGTCGGTGCCGTCGCCTACGCCGCGGTGAAGATCGGCGTCCCCATGGACCTCGACAACCTTCCCATGGCCGGCACCTCGATCGACGCCGCGGTGATTGCCGGTGCGGCGGGGATCGCCGTGACCTTCGCCGTCTCTCTCGCCGTGCCGCCCCGCATGCTCCCTGCCATCGGCGGTATGGGAATCGTGATCTGGGTGGTGTACGCCGGCGTACGGACGCTGCTGGACGCTCCCATCATCATCGGGACCGCGGCTGGTGCCATCACCGTCGGAATAGCCGGACACTGGCTGGCCCGCAGCACCCATCGCCCGGTTCTTCCCTACGTCATCCCCGGCATCGCCCCGCTCCTGCCGGGCAGTATCCTTTACCGCGGACTGTTGGAGGTGACCCTGGACCAGACCGTGGTCGGACTCGTCAGCCTGGCCAGTGCGGTCGCTGTCGGTCTCGCGCTCGGTGCCGGCGTCAGCCTCGGCGGGGAGTTCGTCCGCGCCTTCCACCGGGGTGGTCTTGCGGGAGCCGGCCGCCGGGCCCGCCCCGCGGCCCGCAGAACCCGTGGCGGACAGTGA
- a CDS encoding RecB family exonuclease: MSQVDDLPVIHSLSPSRASDFVQCPLLFRFRVIDRLPERPSLAALRGTLVHSVLDRLFSRPAEERTQQVALSMLEPAWEELRASEPRSAELLADDQELATWLAESRKLLTRYFGMERPEQLEPREREKRIEVTLESGLRLRGYIDRMDVAPTGHIRIVDYKTGKSPQPRFEDKAKFQIFFYAVMLWRELGEVPTRLQLMYLGDGKVRWYEPTEEELRNAESEILDIWTDIERTARSGAWEPKPSKLCGWCDHQEICPAFGGTPPSLPET, translated from the coding sequence ATGAGTCAAGTCGATGACCTCCCCGTGATCCACTCGCTGTCCCCCTCCCGCGCCTCTGACTTCGTGCAGTGCCCGTTGCTGTTCCGCTTCCGTGTCATCGACCGGTTGCCGGAACGTCCCAGCCTCGCCGCGCTGCGCGGCACGCTCGTCCACAGTGTCCTGGACCGGTTGTTCTCTCGTCCGGCCGAGGAGCGCACGCAGCAGGTTGCCCTGTCGATGCTGGAACCGGCCTGGGAGGAGCTGCGCGCCAGCGAACCACGCAGCGCCGAGCTGCTGGCTGACGACCAGGAGCTGGCCACCTGGCTGGCGGAGTCCCGTAAGCTGCTCACGCGCTATTTCGGTATGGAACGACCGGAGCAGCTCGAGCCACGCGAGCGCGAGAAGAGGATCGAAGTAACCCTGGAATCGGGACTACGGCTGCGCGGGTATATCGACAGAATGGATGTCGCCCCCACCGGACACATTCGTATCGTTGATTACAAGACGGGAAAGTCGCCTCAGCCCCGTTTCGAGGACAAGGCGAAATTCCAGATCTTCTTCTACGCAGTCATGCTGTGGCGGGAACTCGGCGAGGTCCCCACCCGGCTCCAGCTCATGTACCTCGGGGACGGAAAGGTCCGTTGGTACGAGCCAACGGAGGAGGAACTCCGCAACGCCGAGTCCGAGATACTCGACATCTGGACCGATATCGAGAGGACGGCGCGCTCGGGCGCGTGGGAGCCCAAACCCAGCAAGCTATGCGGATGGTGCGACCACCAGGAGATCTGTCCGGCGTTCGGAGGAACTCCTCCCTCCCTTCCCGAAACATGA